One genomic region from Halomicrobium zhouii encodes:
- a CDS encoding DNA topoisomerase I — protein MELIITEKENAARRIAEILSEGSAQAERKNGVNVYRWGSKRVMGLSGHVVGVDFPPEYSDWRDVEPAELVDADVVKSATQENIVETLRFLARKAEEATIATDYDREGELIGKEAYELIRDETDVPVKRVRFSSITEREVRNAFANPDDLDFDLAAAGEARQIIDLVWGAALTRFLSLSARQLGNDFISVGRVQSPTLKLIVDREREIEAFDPEDYWEIYGDLTKGAESFEAQYFYDDDGTEAERVWDEESAEAAYEAIASTDAATVTSVRRRTRTDDPPEPFNTTAFISAASSLGYSAQRSMSIAEDLYTAGYMTYPRTDNTVYPDDLEPDELLDEFVGDSTFGEHAEMLLEQEEIVPTEGDDETTDHPPIHPTGEIPAPSELGEDEWEVFELVVRRFFATVAEPAKWAHLRVVAEAADHSLKANGKRLVEPGYHEVYPYSSASENFVPAVEEGEELALSDVELQAKQTQPPRRYGQSRLIQKMEELGLGTKATRHNTIEKLYDRGYIENDPPRPTTLATAVVKAAEEFADHVVSDDMTAQLEADMSAIANGEATLDDVTVESREMLEAVFEELASSREEVGEHLQESLKADKRLGPCPDCGDDLLVRRSRQGSYFVGCDGFPECEYTLPLPSTGDPLVIEETCEEHEMNHVKMLAGRDTFVHGCPRCEAEKADETEDEVIGVCPECGEEHDGELAIKRLRSGSRLVGCTRYPDCDYSLPLPRNGDIVVTEARCEEHDLPEIEIHDQAGDGADDVADDRADDEEGDDADDDGPWELGCPICNFEEYQARQRVDDLEDLSGIGGATAEKLADVGVDSVDDLKDVEPGEVAATVQGVTAKQVEEWQETLDGEGEAPAAD, from the coding sequence GTGGAGCTGATCATCACCGAGAAGGAGAACGCTGCCCGCCGGATCGCGGAGATCCTCAGCGAGGGGAGCGCGCAGGCCGAGCGCAAGAACGGGGTCAACGTGTATCGCTGGGGCTCGAAACGCGTGATGGGGCTCTCGGGCCACGTCGTGGGGGTCGACTTCCCGCCCGAGTACTCCGACTGGCGCGACGTCGAGCCGGCGGAACTGGTCGACGCCGACGTCGTCAAGTCGGCGACCCAGGAGAACATCGTCGAGACGCTCCGCTTCCTCGCCCGCAAGGCCGAGGAGGCCACCATCGCGACTGACTACGACCGCGAGGGGGAACTCATCGGCAAGGAAGCGTACGAGCTGATCCGTGACGAGACGGACGTCCCCGTCAAGCGAGTCCGCTTTTCCTCCATCACCGAGCGGGAGGTCCGGAACGCCTTCGCGAACCCGGACGACCTCGACTTCGACCTGGCCGCCGCCGGCGAAGCCCGCCAGATCATCGACCTGGTCTGGGGCGCCGCGCTGACGCGCTTTCTCTCCCTCTCGGCGCGCCAGCTCGGCAACGACTTCATCAGCGTCGGCCGGGTCCAGTCCCCGACGCTGAAGCTCATCGTCGACCGCGAACGCGAGATCGAGGCCTTCGACCCGGAAGACTACTGGGAGATCTACGGCGACCTGACCAAGGGCGCCGAATCCTTCGAGGCCCAGTACTTCTACGACGACGACGGCACCGAGGCCGAGCGCGTCTGGGACGAGGAGTCGGCCGAGGCCGCCTACGAAGCCATCGCGAGCACGGACGCCGCGACGGTCACCTCGGTCCGTCGGCGGACCCGTACCGACGACCCGCCGGAGCCGTTCAACACCACGGCGTTCATCTCCGCCGCGAGTTCGCTCGGTTACTCCGCCCAGCGCTCGATGTCCATCGCCGAGGATCTGTACACCGCCGGGTACATGACCTACCCGCGGACGGACAACACGGTGTACCCGGACGACCTGGAACCGGACGAACTGCTCGACGAGTTCGTCGGCGACTCGACGTTCGGCGAGCACGCCGAGATGCTGCTGGAGCAAGAGGAGATCGTGCCGACGGAGGGCGACGACGAGACGACCGACCACCCGCCCATCCACCCGACCGGCGAGATTCCCGCGCCGAGCGAACTCGGCGAGGATGAGTGGGAAGTGTTCGAACTCGTCGTCCGCCGCTTCTTCGCGACGGTGGCCGAGCCCGCGAAGTGGGCCCACCTCCGTGTGGTCGCCGAGGCGGCCGACCACTCGCTCAAGGCCAACGGCAAGCGCCTGGTCGAACCGGGGTACCACGAGGTCTATCCGTACTCCAGCGCGAGCGAGAACTTCGTCCCCGCCGTCGAGGAGGGCGAGGAACTCGCGCTGTCCGACGTCGAGCTCCAGGCCAAGCAGACCCAGCCGCCGCGCCGGTACGGCCAGTCCCGGCTCATCCAGAAGATGGAGGAACTTGGCCTCGGGACGAAGGCGACCCGGCACAACACCATCGAGAAGCTGTACGACCGGGGCTACATCGAGAACGACCCGCCGCGGCCGACGACGCTGGCCACGGCTGTCGTCAAGGCGGCCGAGGAGTTCGCCGACCACGTCGTGAGCGACGACATGACCGCCCAACTGGAGGCGGACATGTCCGCCATCGCCAACGGCGAGGCGACGCTCGACGACGTCACCGTGGAGTCCCGCGAGATGCTGGAGGCGGTGTTCGAGGAACTCGCCTCCTCCCGCGAGGAGGTCGGTGAACACCTCCAGGAGTCACTCAAGGCCGACAAGCGACTCGGTCCGTGTCCCGACTGCGGCGACGACCTGCTCGTTCGCCGCTCGCGCCAGGGGTCGTACTTCGTCGGCTGCGACGGCTTCCCGGAGTGTGAGTACACGCTGCCGCTCCCCTCGACGGGCGACCCGCTCGTCATCGAGGAGACCTGCGAGGAACACGAGATGAACCACGTGAAGATGCTCGCCGGACGGGACACCTTCGTCCACGGCTGTCCCCGCTGTGAAGCGGAGAAGGCCGACGAGACCGAAGACGAGGTCATCGGGGTGTGTCCGGAGTGTGGGGAGGAGCACGACGGAGAGTTGGCGATCAAGCGCCTCCGCTCTGGCTCCCGACTCGTCGGCTGTACGCGCTACCCCGACTGCGACTACTCGCTCCCGCTGCCGCGCAACGGCGACATCGTCGTGACCGAGGCACGCTGTGAGGAACACGACCTCCCGGAGATCGAAATCCACGACCAGGCCGGCGACGGGGCAGATGATGTGGCTGACGACAGGGCTGACGACGAGGAAGGCGATGACGCCGACGACGACGGACCGTGGGAACTGGGCTGTCCCATATGCAACTTCGAGGAGTACCAGGCCCGCCAGCGCGTCGACGACCTGGAGGACCTGTCGGGGATCGGCGGCGCGACCGCCGAGAAACTCGCCGACGTCGGCGTCGACTCGGTGGACGACCTGAAGGACGTCGAACCGGGCGAGGTTGCCGCCACCGTCCAGGGCGTCACCGCCAAACAGGTCGAGGAGTGGCAGGAGACGCTGGACGGCGAAGGCGAAGCACCCGCCGCGGACTGA
- a CDS encoding potassium channel family protein, with amino-acid sequence MAPVPLGGLLRRPLLRHALRPIAAFAAVVLAGVAGFTALGGVGVVDALFWLLDPTSIELHFQNHDGPATLVKGYAIVVLTGLVLTGLWTGETVLTAAFGGQMREELRAMQQLSTIGDLDDHVVVCGYGTFGKTVARSLDDAGRDVVVVETQEAQYDQAIDDGVLAVRGDARREETLGDAGIERASAVVGAIDDSNANIQIVLAASQLAPTVRLVVRVGDETDETLARRAGADEVIIPEVVSGERVSTTL; translated from the coding sequence GTGGCACCTGTTCCGCTCGGCGGCTTGCTCCGTCGACCACTGCTCAGACACGCCCTCAGACCGATCGCCGCGTTCGCGGCCGTCGTCCTCGCTGGCGTCGCGGGCTTCACCGCCCTCGGCGGCGTCGGCGTCGTCGACGCGCTGTTCTGGTTGCTCGACCCAACGAGCATCGAGTTGCACTTCCAGAACCACGACGGGCCGGCGACGCTGGTGAAGGGGTACGCCATCGTCGTGCTGACGGGGCTCGTACTCACGGGGCTGTGGACCGGCGAGACGGTCCTGACGGCGGCGTTCGGCGGACAGATGCGCGAGGAACTCAGAGCGATGCAGCAACTATCCACCATCGGCGACCTCGACGACCACGTCGTCGTCTGCGGCTACGGCACCTTCGGCAAGACCGTGGCTCGCAGCCTCGACGACGCCGGTCGCGACGTGGTCGTCGTCGAGACCCAGGAGGCACAGTACGACCAGGCCATCGACGACGGCGTCCTCGCGGTGCGGGGGGACGCCAGACGCGAGGAGACCCTCGGCGACGCGGGCATCGAGCGGGCCAGCGCCGTCGTCGGCGCCATCGACGACTCGAATGCGAACATCCAGATCGTCCTCGCGGCGAGCCAGCTGGCGCCGACGGTCCGGCTGGTGGTCCGCGTCGGCGACGAGACCGACGAGACGCTTGCCCGCCGCGCGGGCGCCGACGAGGTGATCATCCCCGAGGTCGTCAGCGGCGAACGCGTCTCGACGACGCTGTAG
- a CDS encoding Rieske (2Fe-2S) protein produces the protein MPTGTELTTVSDVRENRSYRFTATDEYGAEEELIVVPCDEEDRPVRAFVNRCTHEAQRFDTGRGVAMRDGQIICPKHGSMFDACSGYCDNGDAADTTLPDVDLVVKDEAIFLTDDEYTFAHEGGIGEGDDDGPSSTSHIGF, from the coding sequence ATGCCGACGGGAACCGAACTCACCACCGTCTCCGACGTCCGCGAGAACCGCTCCTATCGCTTCACAGCGACGGACGAGTACGGCGCCGAGGAGGAGCTGATCGTCGTTCCCTGCGACGAAGAGGACCGACCCGTGCGGGCGTTCGTCAACCGCTGTACCCACGAGGCCCAGCGATTCGACACCGGCCGCGGCGTCGCCATGCGCGACGGGCAGATCATCTGCCCGAAACACGGCTCGATGTTCGACGCCTGCTCGGGCTACTGCGACAACGGCGACGCCGCCGACACGACCCTCCCCGACGTCGACCTCGTCGTCAAGGACGAAGCGATCTTCCTGACCGACGACGAGTACACCTTCGCCCACGAGGGCGGCATCGGCGAGGGCGACGACGACGGCCCGAGTTCGACCTCCCACATCGGCTTCTAG
- a CDS encoding DUF433 domain-containing protein: MGIVRDSEHSNGAPTVEGTGIRVKDIATAYEHSGYEPDEITQLYPDLSLGDVHRALAFYYDHIDDFRSAGSESAPA, encoded by the coding sequence ATGGGAATCGTCCGGGACAGCGAACACAGCAACGGTGCGCCAACCGTGGAAGGGACGGGAATACGGGTGAAGGATATAGCAACTGCCTACGAGCACAGTGGGTACGAGCCCGACGAGATTACCCAGTTGTATCCCGATCTCTCGCTGGGTGACGTTCACCGCGCGCTGGCGTTTTACTACGACCACATCGACGACTTCCGATCAGCCGGTTCCGAGTCTGCGCCTGCATGA
- a CDS encoding DUF5615 family PIN-like protein, with protein MQYATERDWIVATFDDDFLSLVEGEGLDHAGLIYVQQAGRKIGDVVKAVDTCLEAFEETEQDIHYL; from the coding sequence CTGCAGTACGCGACGGAACGGGACTGGATCGTCGCGACGTTCGACGACGACTTTCTTTCCCTCGTCGAAGGCGAGGGGTTAGACCACGCAGGCCTGATATACGTTCAGCAAGCGGGACGCAAGATCGGTGACGTCGTGAAGGCCGTCGATACGTGTCTCGAAGCATTCGAAGAGACTGAGCAGGATATTCACTATCTATAG
- a CDS encoding phosphoglycerol geranylgeranyltransferase, whose amino-acid sequence MSDWADWDHIVKIDPDKTLVEGETFEDVAATGTDAIEVGGTTGMTEEKMARVVEACGKHDVPVYIEPSNPASVVHSDLHEGYLVPVVLNAGDVTWITGAHKEWARIDDGIDWSRTWTEGYIVMNPEASVASYTQADCDLEADDVAAYAEVAEHLLGQDIVYVEYSGTFGDPEIVEAAAATLDEATLFYGGGIHDYDSARTMAAVADTVVVGDLVHDEGVDAVRETVEGARDAQPAAPTGE is encoded by the coding sequence ATGAGCGACTGGGCGGACTGGGACCACATCGTGAAGATCGACCCGGACAAGACGCTGGTCGAGGGGGAGACGTTCGAGGACGTCGCGGCGACGGGCACCGACGCCATTGAGGTCGGCGGCACGACCGGCATGACCGAGGAGAAGATGGCCCGCGTCGTCGAGGCCTGCGGGAAACACGACGTACCGGTGTACATCGAGCCCTCCAACCCGGCCTCGGTCGTCCACAGCGACCTCCACGAGGGCTACCTGGTCCCGGTGGTCCTCAACGCGGGCGACGTGACGTGGATCACCGGCGCCCACAAGGAGTGGGCCCGCATCGACGACGGCATCGACTGGTCGCGCACGTGGACGGAGGGGTACATCGTCATGAACCCCGAGGCTTCCGTCGCCAGCTACACGCAGGCTGACTGCGACCTCGAGGCGGACGACGTCGCGGCCTACGCCGAAGTCGCCGAACACCTGCTGGGCCAGGACATCGTCTACGTCGAGTACTCCGGGACCTTCGGCGACCCCGAGATCGTCGAGGCCGCCGCGGCGACCCTCGACGAGGCCACGCTGTTCTACGGCGGCGGCATCCACGACTACGACTCCGCGCGCACGATGGCCGCCGTCGCCGACACCGTCGTCGTCGGCGACCTGGTCCACGACGAAGGCGTCGACGCGGTCCGCGAGACGGTCGAAGGGGCCAGGGACGCACAGCCCGCCGCACCGACTGGCGAGTAG